The region GGCGATATTCTGCTAGCCCATGCTACCCTACCGCCCCTACAAGCCAACGATATTTTAGTGGTGGCCAGTACGGGTGCCTACAACTACAGCATGGCCTCCAACTATAATCGCGTGCCGCGGCCAGCGGCTGTCATTGTCTGTGATGGCGAAGCTAACCTGATTCTGCAACGGGAAACCTACGCCGATTTGGTGGCTCACGATGTCCTACCCCTGCGCTTGAGCACCCCTACCCCTTAGGAGGTGACGACAAAGATGGGATGATGGCTCTCCTAGGTAACTTGCCGTGGTTACTCCTCTCCTCGGAGACCCTGGCCAAGGTGCGCACCGTCGTAGATGTGGTTTTGGTCTTGGCTTTAACCTACGGTATTTTGCGGGTCGTGGCTGAGCGGCGAACCCTGTGGATGGTACGGGGCTTTATCGTCCTCCTCTTTGCTGCTTCCTTCAGTCGTGCCATTGAGCTTTATTTTTTAGGCTTTGTTCTCCACAACCTGGTCATTGGTTCAGCGGTTGCCTTAGCGGTAATTTTGCAAGGGGAAATTCGCATTTTTCTTGAACAACTGGGACGGGGTCAACTTCTTAGCTTGATGCAACCGGTGGTGGAGTCGAGTCTGACCAATGATGCTGTTGATCTAATTGTGACGGCTGTAAAGGGGTTATCTCAGGATCGTACGGGAGCACTCATTCTGCTGGAAACCCATACAAAGCTCAGTCCCCAAGATTTTACCCATGCAGGGATCGCCCTCAATGCCCGCCTTTCGCCAGAACTCATTACCTGTATTTTTCAGGTGAGTTCACCCCTGCACGATGGGGCAATTTGGGTGCGGGGCAGTGAAGTGGTTGCGGCAAAGCTGATCTTGCCCCTGTCGGATCGCACGGGACCGTGGCAGTTGGGCACTCGCCACCGCGCGGCCCTAGGCATTACCGAACGCATTAGCCACTGTGTCTGTGTGGTGGTCTCTGAGGAAACGGGGTCAATTTCCCTTGCCTTTAAGGGAGAGCTTCAGCGTCCCCTCACAAGCAGTAAACTAGGGGAGCTATTGCGGCAATATGTGCAAAATCAGGCAACAGAAACTTCACAACCGACTCAACGTCGTCACAGCTTAAAATTTTGGAAAATGGTATGGCCACTGCGCTAATTTCCCTCAGTAGGATGTGTCCATGACGCTACAGCCCCATTCACTGATTGAGTTACCCGCCGATTTAGATCGCGATCGCCTACCACGGCATGTGGCGGTGATTATGGATGGCAATGGCCGCTGGGCAAAGCAACGCAATTTACCGCGCATTATGGGACATCAACGGGGGGTGGACACTCTCAAGGATTTGCTGCGCTGCTGCAAAGACTGGGGCATTGAAGCGCTGACCGCCTATGCCTTCTCCACAGAAAATTGGGGACGACCCCTGCCAGAGGTAGAGTTTCTCATGACCCTCTTTGAGCAGGTATTGCGGCGAGAGCTCGGGGAAATGGTGGCCGAGGGTGTGCAAATTCACTTTGTGGGTGACTTGACGTGTTTGCCAAAATCCCTGCAAGCAGAAATTGAGCGAGCCGTGGCAGCTACGGCCAATAACCAAAAAATTAAATTTGTGGTGGCAACGAATTATGGTGGGCGACGGGAAATCATCCACGCTTGCCGTTCGATTGCCGCCCAAGTAAAAGCTGGACTCCTGGATCCTGCGGATATTGATGAGGTGCTCTTTGAACGCCACTTATACACAGGTGGCCTGCCGGATCCCGATTTACTCATTCGCACCAGTGGCGAGCTGCGCATCAGTAACTTTTTCCTGTGGCAGGTGGCCTATGCGGAAATTTATGTCACCAAGACCCTGTGGCCAGATTTTGACCGGTCTGCTTTCCATGAGGCCCTGCGGGATTACCAACAACGACAGCGGCGCTTTGGCCGTGTCTAATTTGGCCGTGTCTAAGTACATCTAAATAAAAGCGATCCGTTTCGATGGACAATAGGAAAGCCCATCGGGTATGTGTTGGAGCGATACTGTGACCCCCCAATTGCGCGTTTACGTCCCCCCCCACCCGCTGATTCAGCATTGGCTAACCGTGGCTCGCGATCGCAACACGCCCACCCCTTTATTTCGGGTGGCCATGACCGAACTGGGGCGCTGGCTGGCCTATGAAGCGGTGCGGGAATGGTTGCCAACAGTGGAAACAGTGGTTGAAACCCCCTTAGCCCCCTGTGGGGCCATGGTCGTGAATCCCCAAGTACCCCTGGTCGTGGTACCAATTCTGCGGGCGGGTTTAGCCTTGCTGGACGGTGCCCAAGGGGTCTTACCAACGGCAACAACCTACCACCTCGGGATTGTGCGGGATGAGACTACCCTTGAACCCAGTTGCTATCTCAATAAGTTGCCCCCTCGGCTCGACCCCCAAACCCGTGTCCTCATTAGCGAGCCGATGTTGGCGACGGGAGGTTCAATCATGACAGCCATGCAGGAATTGGTGCAGCGGGGCATTGATCCCGCCTTGGTGCGCATTATTTCGGTGGTCACTGCCCCCCCGGCGCTGCAGAAACTCGGTGCCCATTTTCCCGCAGTGCAAGTCTATGCAGCCACAATTGATGAGACATTGAATGAGCAGGGCTTTATTGTGCCGGGCTTAGGGGATGCGGGCGATCGCGCCTTTGGTACTGGGGAGGAAGCATAGGGGATGATAACAGT is a window of Thermosynechococcus vestitus BP-1 DNA encoding:
- the upp gene encoding uracil phosphoribosyltransferase; amino-acid sequence: MTPQLRVYVPPHPLIQHWLTVARDRNTPTPLFRVAMTELGRWLAYEAVREWLPTVETVVETPLAPCGAMVVNPQVPLVVVPILRAGLALLDGAQGVLPTATTYHLGIVRDETTLEPSCYLNKLPPRLDPQTRVLISEPMLATGGSIMTAMQELVQRGIDPALVRIISVVTAPPALQKLGAHFPAVQVYAATIDETLNEQGFIVPGLGDAGDRAFGTGEEA
- the cdaA gene encoding diadenylate cyclase CdaA, giving the protein MMALLGNLPWLLLSSETLAKVRTVVDVVLVLALTYGILRVVAERRTLWMVRGFIVLLFAASFSRAIELYFLGFVLHNLVIGSAVALAVILQGEIRIFLEQLGRGQLLSLMQPVVESSLTNDAVDLIVTAVKGLSQDRTGALILLETHTKLSPQDFTHAGIALNARLSPELITCIFQVSSPLHDGAIWVRGSEVVAAKLILPLSDRTGPWQLGTRHRAALGITERISHCVCVVVSEETGSISLAFKGELQRPLTSSKLGELLRQYVQNQATETSQPTQRRHSLKFWKMVWPLR
- the uppS gene encoding polyprenyl diphosphate synthase; the encoded protein is MTLQPHSLIELPADLDRDRLPRHVAVIMDGNGRWAKQRNLPRIMGHQRGVDTLKDLLRCCKDWGIEALTAYAFSTENWGRPLPEVEFLMTLFEQVLRRELGEMVAEGVQIHFVGDLTCLPKSLQAEIERAVAATANNQKIKFVVATNYGGRREIIHACRSIAAQVKAGLLDPADIDEVLFERHLYTGGLPDPDLLIRTSGELRISNFFLWQVAYAEIYVTKTLWPDFDRSAFHEALRDYQQRQRRFGRV